One stretch of Caldinitratiruptor microaerophilus DNA includes these proteins:
- a CDS encoding alpha-ketoacid dehydrogenase subunit beta, with translation MAKLTLVEAVRDGLAAEMRQDPRVIVLGEDVGVNGGVFRATDGLLAEFGPDRVIDTPLAESGIIGTAIGLAIGGMRPVAEIQFMDFIAPGHDQLVSHAARMRNRTRGALTVPLVIRTPSGGGIRPPEHHSDSTEAVYCHYPGIKVVIPSNPYDAKGLLIAAIRDDDPVLFMEPKRIYRAQRQEVPAEAYTVPLGKARVAREGNDCTLVSWGAMVDVCLEAAEQAEREHRWQAEVLDLRTLNPMDIDAVIASAEKTGRVAVVHEAPRQCGLGAEIAALIQERVFLYLQAPVVRVTGYDVPFPLASLEDVYLPNVRRVMAGIQKVMQF, from the coding sequence ATGGCTAAGCTCACCCTGGTGGAGGCCGTTCGGGACGGCTTAGCCGCGGAGATGCGCCAGGACCCACGGGTGATCGTGCTGGGGGAGGACGTGGGCGTCAACGGCGGCGTCTTCCGGGCCACCGACGGCCTTCTCGCCGAGTTCGGGCCCGACCGGGTCATCGACACGCCCTTGGCGGAGTCCGGCATCATCGGGACGGCGATCGGGCTGGCCATCGGTGGGATGCGCCCGGTGGCAGAGATCCAGTTCATGGACTTCATCGCGCCGGGGCACGACCAGCTCGTCAGCCACGCGGCGCGCATGCGCAACCGAACCCGGGGCGCCCTCACCGTCCCCCTTGTCATCCGGACGCCGTCGGGGGGCGGCATCCGACCGCCCGAGCACCACTCCGACAGCACCGAAGCGGTGTACTGCCACTATCCGGGGATCAAGGTGGTGATCCCGTCCAACCCGTACGACGCCAAGGGGCTTCTCATCGCCGCCATCCGGGACGACGACCCGGTCCTGTTCATGGAACCGAAGCGCATTTACCGCGCCCAGCGGCAAGAGGTCCCGGCGGAGGCGTATACCGTGCCCCTCGGCAAGGCGAGGGTGGCGCGGGAGGGGAACGACTGCACCCTCGTTTCCTGGGGAGCGATGGTGGACGTGTGCCTCGAGGCGGCCGAACAGGCGGAGCGGGAGCACCGGTGGCAGGCGGAGGTGCTGGACCTGCGCACCCTGAACCCCATGGACATCGACGCCGTGATCGCCTCGGCGGAAAAGACCGGGCGCGTCGCGGTGGTGCACGAGGCCCCTCGCCAGTGCGGGCTCGGCGCCGAGATCGCGGCGCTCATCCAAGAGCGGGTCTTCCTGTACCTGCAGGCGCCGGTGGTGCGGGTGACGGGGTATGACGTACCCTTTCCCCTCGCCTCCCTGGAGGACGTCTACCTCCCCAACGTGCGCCGGGTGATGGCCGGTATCCAGAAAGTCATGCAGTTCTAA
- a CDS encoding dihydrolipoamide acetyltransferase family protein — protein MFEFRLPDIGEGLHEAEIVRWLVRPGDRVTEDQAVLEVQTDKATVELSSPVAGVIGELRAQEGEVVRVGSVLFTVLQDGDEPGSSPDGGAVAPVPNGVTQVSPPAPGETREAGPRRGKGRWAPATPSTRRLARALGVDVNALQGTGPGGRVTDEDVRRAALAVEAAARGGATAHGAALPAASFQGTGGQADVGLRAAAPPPQRVSSAGGATAPAPSPAPDGQPPGDERVPLRGIRRAIAQHMVRAKTLAPHAAAIDEADMENLIALRQTVNDADPARRMTYLPFIVKAVAVALRAFPHLNAHMDEEAQEIILRKSVHMGIATATADGLLVPVIRDVDRKSIRQIADELADLTSRARSRRLRPEELSGSTFTITNIGSVGSLLSVPIINHPEVAILGVHTIQARPVVRQDELVIRRMAYLCLSFDHRVIDGDVAARFLRHVIGYLEEPSRLLVEMV, from the coding sequence ATGTTCGAGTTTCGGCTGCCCGACATCGGGGAGGGTCTCCACGAGGCGGAAATCGTGCGCTGGCTGGTCCGGCCCGGCGACCGGGTGACCGAGGACCAGGCGGTCCTGGAGGTGCAAACGGACAAGGCCACCGTGGAACTCTCGTCGCCCGTCGCCGGCGTAATCGGGGAACTGCGGGCGCAGGAGGGCGAAGTGGTCCGGGTCGGGTCCGTGCTGTTCACCGTGCTGCAGGACGGGGATGAGCCTGGTTCGTCCCCTGACGGCGGCGCCGTGGCCCCGGTTCCGAACGGGGTCACGCAGGTCTCCCCGCCCGCGCCAGGCGAGACCAGGGAAGCAGGGCCGCGGCGCGGCAAGGGACGGTGGGCGCCCGCCACGCCCAGCACCCGACGCCTCGCCCGAGCGCTGGGGGTGGACGTGAACGCCCTTCAGGGCACCGGCCCGGGAGGGCGGGTGACGGACGAGGACGTGCGCCGCGCCGCGTTGGCCGTGGAGGCCGCCGCCCGGGGCGGGGCGACGGCCCACGGCGCCGCTTTGCCGGCGGCGTCTTTCCAGGGTACCGGCGGGCAGGCGGACGTCGGGCTCCGTGCTGCCGCCCCGCCGCCCCAGCGGGTATCCTCCGCTGGGGGTGCGACGGCTCCCGCTCCGAGCCCTGCGCCGGACGGCCAGCCGCCAGGTGACGAGCGGGTCCCCCTGCGGGGGATCCGTCGGGCCATCGCCCAGCACATGGTCCGCGCCAAGACGCTGGCCCCCCATGCGGCTGCCATCGACGAAGCGGACATGGAGAACCTCATCGCCTTGCGCCAGACGGTCAACGACGCCGACCCGGCGCGGCGGATGACGTACCTGCCCTTCATCGTCAAGGCGGTCGCGGTGGCCCTGCGAGCCTTTCCGCACCTGAACGCTCATATGGACGAGGAAGCCCAGGAAATCATCCTGCGCAAATCCGTTCACATGGGTATCGCCACGGCCACGGCGGACGGGCTGCTGGTACCGGTCATCCGGGACGTGGACCGCAAGAGCATCCGGCAGATCGCGGACGAACTGGCGGACCTCACTAGCCGTGCGCGCTCGCGGCGGCTGCGACCCGAGGAGCTATCGGGCAGCACCTTCACCATCACCAACATCGGGTCGGTGGGCAGCCTCCTGTCCGTCCCGATCATCAACCACCCCGAAGTGGCCATCCTCGGCGTGCACACGATCCAGGCCCGCCCGGTGGTGCGCCAGGACGAGCTGGTGATCCGCCGCATGGCGTACCTCTGCCTCTCCTTTGACCACCGGGTCATCGACGGCGACGTGGCTGCCCGGTTCCTGCGCCACGTCATCGGCTATCTGGAAGAGCCGAGCCGGTTGCTGGTGGAGATGGTGTAG
- the lpdA gene encoding dihydrolipoyl dehydrogenase gives MVVGQIANGTEVLVIGGGPGGYHAAATAARAGKEVVLVEASLLGGTCLNCGCIPSKALIQATRRASPVSPSGVPPLAEIQAWKRQVVDRLRRGVEQTLKQAGVTLVQGRATFTGPDRVSVETAQATEVYRFRHCIIATGSVPAFPPGFAPDGEGVCDAAAALEWTEPPEELVILGAGYIGLELGTAFAKLGSRVTVLEVADQILPGLDAELTRPVARHLEKLGVKVHLGVRATGWEREGGRIVVRAEGVVPPALPADRVLVATGRLPNIRGLGLEKAGIALDECGYVRADDQCRTNVPRIYAIGDVAGGPLLAHKATREAEVAAAAIAGHVDAMDPAGIPAVIFTEPEVATVGLTEAEARARGYRVVTGRFPLTASGRAWTLGEPDGFVKVVGDGDTGVLLGAQMVGPEVSELIAAATLALELGARVEDVALTLHPHPTLAEAFMAAAADAAAKRR, from the coding sequence ATGGTCGTGGGGCAGATTGCGAACGGTACGGAGGTGCTCGTCATCGGCGGCGGCCCCGGCGGGTACCACGCGGCAGCGACGGCAGCCAGGGCGGGCAAGGAGGTGGTCCTGGTCGAGGCGTCTCTCCTGGGCGGCACCTGCCTCAACTGCGGGTGCATTCCTTCCAAGGCCCTCATCCAGGCCACGCGGCGGGCCAGCCCCGTGTCACCGAGCGGGGTGCCCCCCCTGGCGGAGATCCAGGCGTGGAAGCGACAGGTGGTGGACCGGCTGCGCCGGGGCGTGGAGCAGACCCTGAAGCAGGCCGGCGTGACGCTGGTGCAGGGCAGGGCGACCTTCACGGGTCCCGACCGGGTGTCCGTGGAAACCGCCCAAGCCACCGAGGTGTACCGTTTCCGCCACTGTATCATCGCCACCGGGTCCGTTCCCGCCTTTCCCCCGGGCTTTGCCCCCGACGGAGAGGGCGTATGCGACGCGGCGGCCGCCCTCGAGTGGACGGAACCGCCCGAGGAACTCGTGATCCTGGGTGCCGGCTACATCGGCCTGGAGCTGGGCACGGCCTTCGCCAAGCTCGGCAGCCGGGTCACGGTGCTGGAGGTGGCCGACCAGATCCTCCCGGGCCTCGACGCCGAGCTCACCCGCCCGGTGGCGCGCCACCTCGAGAAGCTGGGGGTCAAGGTGCACCTGGGGGTTCGGGCGACCGGTTGGGAGAGGGAAGGCGGACGCATCGTGGTGCGGGCCGAGGGGGTGGTGCCACCCGCTCTTCCCGCGGACAGGGTCTTGGTGGCTACCGGCCGGCTCCCCAATATCAGGGGCCTGGGCCTTGAGAAGGCCGGCATCGCCCTGGACGAGTGCGGATACGTCCGGGCGGACGACCAGTGCCGCACCAACGTGCCTCGCATCTATGCCATCGGCGACGTGGCTGGCGGGCCGCTCCTGGCCCACAAGGCGACCCGGGAAGCCGAGGTAGCGGCGGCCGCTATTGCGGGCCACGTCGACGCCATGGACCCGGCCGGCATCCCCGCCGTCATCTTCACCGAACCGGAGGTGGCCACGGTGGGCCTCACCGAGGCAGAGGCGAGGGCAAGGGGGTACCGGGTGGTGACCGGCCGCTTTCCCTTGACCGCCTCCGGCCGAGCCTGGACCCTCGGGGAGCCCGACGGGTTCGTCAAGGTGGTGGGGGACGGCGACACGGGGGTGCTGCTCGGAGCCCAGATGGTCGGCCCGGAGGTGTCCGAGCTCATCGCGGCCGCCACCCTGGCTCTGGAACTGGGGGCACGGGTCGAGGACGTGGCCCTGACCCTCCATCCCCACCCAACGCTCGCCGAGGCCTTCATGGCGGCGGCGGCCGACGCGGCGGCGAAGAGACGGTAG
- a CDS encoding IclR family transcriptional regulator, protein MAVEPVRGQPSPMEKWLRLLEAFADRDEWGVRELARAVALPRSVVHRLLHEMERVGLLSPGSEPGRFSVGPALVRLASVVLDRLDIVRVARPILEETMRRCGETVILTLYDPTRRQFFAVDAVESPQAVRYIWDALRQWSHVHIGSSGKGILAFLPPEQQEAILADLPDPVPGLRPVSKEQLRQELAAARRRGYVVSRSERYAGAMGVAAPVYNALGRVVGDVIITAPESRMGARSEEEWGHLVMRAAGAISRALGHR, encoded by the coding sequence GTGGCTGTCGAACCGGTGCGCGGCCAGCCGAGTCCCATGGAGAAGTGGCTCCGGCTCTTGGAAGCCTTCGCGGACCGGGATGAATGGGGCGTGCGGGAACTGGCCCGCGCCGTGGCGCTCCCTCGCAGCGTGGTGCACCGGCTACTCCACGAGATGGAACGGGTGGGTCTCCTCTCGCCGGGGAGCGAGCCGGGGCGCTTCTCTGTTGGACCCGCCCTGGTGAGGCTGGCCTCTGTGGTGCTGGACCGCCTCGACATCGTGCGGGTGGCTCGCCCCATCCTCGAAGAGACCATGCGCCGGTGCGGCGAGACCGTCATTCTCACCCTCTATGACCCGACCCGCCGCCAGTTCTTTGCCGTGGATGCCGTGGAGTCCCCGCAGGCGGTGCGGTACATCTGGGATGCGCTGCGCCAGTGGAGTCACGTCCATATCGGGTCCAGCGGCAAGGGGATCCTGGCCTTTCTCCCCCCGGAGCAGCAGGAGGCCATCCTGGCCGATCTACCCGACCCGGTGCCGGGGCTGAGACCGGTGTCGAAGGAGCAGTTGCGTCAGGAGCTGGCCGCCGCACGCCGGCGAGGGTACGTGGTGAGCCGGAGCGAGCGGTACGCGGGGGCGATGGGGGTCGCCGCGCCGGTGTACAACGCCCTGGGGCGCGTTGTGGGTGACGTGATCATCACGGCCCCTGAGAGCCGCATGGGCGCCCGCAGCGAAGAGGAGTGGGGGCATCTGGTCATGCGGGCAGCGGGGGCCATCTCCCGGGCCCTCGGCCACAGGTAG
- a CDS encoding phosphosulfolactate synthase, whose product MQDVWTGSPALSPPIGAPLPGRLAKPRREGLTVVMDKGLGLAATRDVLEVAAAHVDLWKLAFGTAALYPARLLQEKIALVRSYGVDPYPGGTFIEAAYLQGRVPAVFAYVRRMGFAAVEISDGTIRLARHERRALIRAAREAGLRVLAEVGKKDPDRQPPPEALAEQGLLDLEDGAEYIIVEARESGKGVGIYDKAGEVKEDSLAVLAGALPVDRVIWEAPQKPQQQALILRFGANVSLGNVPPGEALALESLRQGWRGDTLALVT is encoded by the coding sequence GTGCAGGACGTCTGGACCGGATCCCCGGCACTCTCACCGCCCATCGGCGCGCCCCTGCCGGGCCGTCTCGCCAAGCCCCGCCGCGAGGGGCTCACCGTGGTCATGGACAAGGGGCTTGGCCTGGCCGCGACCCGGGACGTCCTCGAAGTTGCGGCCGCACATGTCGACCTCTGGAAGCTGGCCTTCGGGACGGCGGCGCTGTACCCCGCGCGGCTCCTCCAGGAGAAGATCGCCCTGGTACGCTCGTACGGGGTTGACCCGTACCCGGGTGGGACGTTCATCGAGGCCGCGTACCTGCAGGGCCGCGTGCCGGCGGTGTTCGCGTACGTCCGCCGCATGGGGTTCGCGGCGGTGGAAATCTCGGACGGGACCATCCGGCTGGCGCGGCACGAGCGCAGGGCGCTGATCCGGGCCGCCCGGGAGGCGGGGCTCCGGGTGCTGGCCGAGGTGGGGAAGAAAGACCCCGACCGCCAGCCGCCGCCCGAGGCGCTGGCCGAGCAGGGCCTGCTCGATCTGGAGGACGGGGCGGAGTACATCATCGTCGAGGCACGCGAGAGCGGAAAGGGCGTCGGCATCTACGACAAGGCCGGCGAGGTGAAGGAGGACTCCCTGGCGGTCCTCGCCGGCGCGCTGCCGGTCGACCGGGTCATCTGGGAGGCGCCCCAGAAGCCGCAGCAGCAGGCGCTCATCCTCCGCTTCGGCGCGAACGTGAGCCTGGGGAACGTGCCGCCGGGGGAGGCGCTGGCGCTCGAGTCCCTGCGCCAGGGCTGGCGCGGCGACACCCTGGCGCTCGTCACCTGA
- a CDS encoding FixH family protein — protein MRYPGALQFALGLSCALLLALGPRPAAAHGATIGARVQFDPHPAQPESRVRLVVDLFDAYDNPVDGEEVRALLARGSRAHGRPVALARVGEGRYAGEIGLGEAGDWTLWLDARALGTRWRGKVDFTVEEGATPPPGQAALEHVETTGPGLWIGVASTVGLVIGAAAVWWGLRQGGGDRPGEG, from the coding sequence ATGCGGTACCCGGGAGCGCTCCAGTTCGCCCTGGGTCTGTCCTGCGCGCTCCTCCTGGCGCTGGGGCCCCGCCCGGCGGCGGCTCACGGCGCCACGATCGGCGCGCGGGTGCAGTTCGATCCCCATCCCGCGCAGCCGGAGTCCCGGGTGCGCCTGGTCGTCGACCTGTTCGACGCGTACGACAACCCCGTGGACGGCGAGGAAGTGCGGGCGCTCCTGGCCCGGGGGAGTCGCGCCCACGGGCGGCCGGTGGCGCTCGCCCGGGTGGGCGAGGGCCGCTACGCCGGGGAGATCGGTCTTGGCGAAGCGGGCGACTGGACCCTCTGGCTGGACGCGCGGGCGCTCGGGACGCGCTGGCGCGGCAAGGTCGACTTTACGGTGGAGGAGGGCGCCACCCCGCCGCCCGGGCAGGCCGCGCTCGAGCACGTCGAGACGACCGGGCCAGGCCTGTGGATCGGGGTGGCCAGCACCGTCGGGCTCGTGATCGGCGCCGCTGCCGTGTGGTGGGGGCTCCGGCAGGGTGGGGGCGACAGGCCCGGGGAAGGGTGA
- a CDS encoding LysR family transcriptional regulator codes for MLLQQLITFCRVVEAGSFTRAAELLNLTQPAVTRQVAALEAEFGEPLLDRQGRHFRLTAAGEIVYEHARRVVAVVDSARRQVEALSSPEQGQVSIACVTTTGLFTLPGLLAAFSRQYPAVRIRVWSGKIAAVMDRVLDGESDLGLVTMPVTHPRLESVPLFRDRVVLVASPSEAARLPNPLTLGHLAELDMIAYQAPSRFRTLIEAHLETVGVYPRVAMEFDSHEAVKTMVLLGYGVAMVPESTVRAELDSGALIELRVDGLPPLHRTTSMLLRRDAAPRARAVENFIRLVLERYGAVGAEGITEPEEPGAPSAP; via the coding sequence ATGCTCCTGCAGCAGCTCATCACGTTCTGCCGCGTCGTGGAGGCCGGCAGTTTCACCCGGGCGGCCGAGCTGCTGAACCTGACCCAGCCGGCCGTCACCCGGCAGGTGGCCGCGCTGGAGGCCGAGTTCGGCGAACCTCTCCTGGACCGGCAGGGGCGGCACTTCCGGCTGACCGCCGCCGGGGAGATCGTGTACGAGCACGCCCGGCGGGTGGTGGCGGTGGTGGACAGCGCCCGCCGTCAGGTGGAGGCCCTGTCGAGCCCCGAACAGGGCCAGGTTTCCATCGCCTGCGTGACCACGACCGGGCTCTTCACCCTCCCCGGGCTCCTCGCGGCCTTCTCCCGGCAGTACCCGGCCGTCCGGATCCGGGTGTGGTCCGGGAAGATCGCGGCGGTGATGGACCGCGTGCTCGACGGCGAGTCCGACCTCGGCCTCGTCACCATGCCGGTGACCCATCCCCGGCTCGAATCCGTGCCGCTGTTCCGGGACCGCGTGGTGCTGGTCGCTTCGCCGTCGGAGGCGGCCCGCCTGCCGAACCCGCTCACCCTCGGGCACCTGGCCGAGCTGGACATGATCGCCTACCAGGCTCCCTCCCGGTTCCGCACCCTGATCGAGGCCCACCTGGAAACGGTCGGCGTCTACCCCCGGGTCGCCATGGAGTTCGACAGCCACGAAGCCGTCAAGACCATGGTGCTTCTCGGGTACGGGGTGGCGATGGTGCCGGAGTCGACGGTCCGGGCCGAGCTCGACTCGGGCGCCCTCATCGAGTTGCGGGTGGACGGCCTCCCGCCCCTCCACCGCACCACCTCCATGCTCCTCCGCCGCGATGCGGCACCGCGGGCGCGGGCGGTGGAGAACTTCATCCGACTGGTGCTCGAGCGGTACGGGGCAGTCGGGGCGGAGGGCATCACGGAGCCCGAGGAACCCGGGGCTCCTTCGGCACCGTGA
- a CDS encoding 2-oxoacid:acceptor oxidoreductase subunit alpha — MREIVWKIGGEQGQGLDSTSDVFATVCSRLGYHVYAYKTFASRIKGGHTNFTVRVSTRRVLAPARHVHVLVVLDQEAVDRTIGDLVPGGLVLTDSSFTPDVPPGTNVISVPMIQIARELGNPVYRNMVAIGASAALLGIPLDGFRAYVADKFGRKGAEVVQGNIEALQRGFDIAREQAGDRVFALDRGDGKPRLLMTGNDATAIGAIAGGCRLVAAYPITPASEILEVAAKYLPKFGGAAVQMEDELSAVAVTIGAGFAGVRAMTSTSGPGISLMQENLGLASMTEIPMVVVDTQRGGPSTGMPTKHEQSDLMALIHGGHGEGPRIVLAPGTAEQIFYDTAMAFNLAENYHCPVIIASDLGLALWQQTVEDIDLDRIEIDRGPLADPAELEKLGREAFQRYAQTETGVSPRSLPGMKNGQYLATGAEHNVFGKVSEDPKNRKQMMDRRLRKIRKLELGGKPVPGLEVSGDDRPDVLLISFGSTIGACWEAADDLREQGLKVKVAQVRVLNPLPVAELQALVDEAGAAFTVENNATAQLAFLLRGNGLNGKPLRSVLKYDGTLMMADEIVAQVREALTVEGVRA, encoded by the coding sequence GTGAGGGAGATCGTCTGGAAGATCGGTGGCGAGCAGGGGCAAGGCCTGGACTCGACCAGCGACGTCTTCGCGACGGTGTGTAGCCGGCTCGGGTACCACGTCTACGCCTACAAGACGTTCGCGTCCCGCATCAAGGGCGGCCACACGAACTTCACCGTACGGGTCAGCACCCGCCGGGTCCTGGCCCCGGCCAGGCACGTGCACGTCCTGGTCGTGCTGGACCAGGAGGCCGTGGACCGGACCATCGGCGACCTGGTACCCGGCGGCCTGGTGTTGACGGATTCGAGCTTCACCCCCGACGTGCCCCCGGGCACCAACGTCATCTCCGTTCCCATGATCCAGATTGCCCGGGAACTCGGCAACCCGGTCTACAGGAACATGGTGGCCATCGGCGCCTCGGCGGCCCTGCTGGGCATCCCGCTGGACGGCTTCCGCGCCTACGTCGCCGACAAGTTCGGCCGCAAGGGCGCCGAGGTCGTCCAGGGCAACATCGAGGCCCTGCAGCGGGGTTTCGACATCGCCCGGGAGCAGGCCGGCGACCGGGTCTTCGCGCTCGACCGGGGCGACGGGAAGCCGCGGCTGCTCATGACCGGGAACGACGCCACGGCGATCGGGGCGATCGCCGGCGGCTGCCGCCTGGTCGCGGCCTACCCGATCACGCCGGCGTCCGAGATCCTTGAAGTTGCCGCCAAGTACCTGCCGAAGTTCGGCGGGGCTGCGGTGCAGATGGAGGACGAACTCTCCGCCGTGGCCGTGACCATCGGCGCGGGCTTCGCCGGGGTGCGGGCGATGACCTCGACTTCCGGCCCGGGCATCTCCCTGATGCAGGAGAACCTCGGCCTGGCCAGCATGACCGAGATCCCGATGGTCGTCGTGGACACCCAGCGCGGCGGCCCCTCGACGGGCATGCCCACCAAGCACGAGCAGTCCGACCTCATGGCCCTGATCCACGGCGGGCACGGCGAGGGCCCGCGGATCGTGCTGGCGCCGGGGACTGCCGAGCAGATCTTCTACGACACCGCCATGGCGTTCAACCTGGCGGAGAACTACCACTGCCCGGTGATCATCGCCTCCGACCTGGGGCTGGCCCTCTGGCAGCAGACGGTGGAGGACATCGACCTGGACCGGATCGAGATCGACCGCGGTCCGCTCGCCGACCCCGCGGAACTCGAGAAGCTCGGCCGCGAGGCCTTCCAGCGCTACGCGCAGACCGAGACGGGCGTGTCGCCCCGCTCGCTGCCCGGCATGAAGAACGGGCAGTACCTGGCGACGGGTGCCGAGCACAACGTGTTCGGCAAGGTGAGCGAGGACCCGAAGAACCGCAAGCAGATGATGGACCGGCGCCTGCGGAAGATCCGCAAGCTCGAACTCGGCGGCAAGCCGGTGCCGGGCCTCGAGGTCAGCGGCGACGACCGGCCCGACGTGCTCCTCATCAGCTTTGGCTCGACCATCGGCGCGTGCTGGGAGGCGGCGGACGACCTCCGCGAGCAGGGCCTGAAGGTCAAGGTGGCCCAGGTCCGGGTGCTGAACCCGCTGCCCGTCGCCGAGCTGCAGGCGCTCGTTGACGAGGCCGGTGCGGCGTTCACCGTGGAGAACAACGCCACGGCCCAGCTGGCCTTCCTGCTGCGGGGGAACGGGCTGAACGGCAAGCCGCTGCGGTCCGTGCTCAAGTACGACGGCACGCTGATGATGGCGGACGAGATCGTCGCGCAGGTGCGTGAGGCGCTCACGGTGGAAGGGGTGCGGGCGTGA
- a CDS encoding 2-oxoacid:ferredoxin oxidoreductase subunit beta, translated as MATVTVTLQDYKTSEKAWWCPGCGDFGVLAALQKALVELEIEPHNVAVVAGIGCSGKIGNYINAYNIHVTHGRTMPVALGLKLANRDLTVIAAGGDGDGYAIGMSHFLHAMRRNPDITYIVMDNRIYGLTKGQTSPTSQTGFETKSTPDGNLERPVQPIQLALAAGATYVAQGFSSNQKQLVRLIKGAIQHKGFALVNTFSPCVTFNKVNTYDWFKEHLVDLDEVPDYDPHDRVAAMRFVAEHDGLVTGLIYQEPESIPFEEKLPGLGRRPLAAQDLRPDKEKLQQILAQFR; from the coding sequence ATGGCGACCGTCACGGTGACGCTGCAGGATTACAAGACCAGCGAGAAGGCCTGGTGGTGCCCGGGGTGCGGCGACTTCGGCGTGCTCGCCGCGCTGCAGAAGGCCCTGGTGGAGCTGGAGATCGAGCCCCACAACGTGGCCGTGGTGGCGGGCATCGGCTGCTCGGGGAAGATCGGGAACTACATCAACGCATACAACATCCACGTGACCCACGGCCGGACCATGCCCGTGGCGCTCGGGCTCAAGCTCGCCAACCGGGACCTGACGGTCATCGCGGCCGGCGGCGACGGCGACGGTTACGCGATCGGCATGAGTCACTTCCTGCACGCGATGCGCCGTAACCCCGATATCACGTATATCGTCATGGATAACCGCATCTACGGCCTGACGAAGGGGCAGACCTCCCCGACGTCGCAGACGGGGTTCGAGACGAAGAGCACGCCGGACGGCAACCTGGAGCGTCCGGTGCAGCCGATCCAGCTCGCCCTGGCCGCCGGCGCCACCTACGTGGCCCAGGGCTTCTCCTCCAACCAGAAGCAGCTCGTGCGGCTCATCAAGGGCGCCATCCAGCACAAGGGGTTTGCCCTGGTCAACACGTTCAGCCCCTGCGTCACCTTCAACAAGGTGAACACCTACGACTGGTTCAAGGAGCACCTGGTCGACCTGGACGAGGTGCCCGACTACGATCCCCACGACCGGGTCGCCGCCATGCGGTTCGTGGCCGAACACGACGGCCTGGTCACGGGCCTGATCTACCAGGAGCCCGAGTCGATCCCGTTCGAGGAGAAGCTCCCGGGCCTGGGCCGCCGGCCTCTGGCCGCCCAGGACCTGCGGCCGGACAAGGAGAAGCTGCAGCAGATCCTCGCCCAGTTCCGCTGA